The nucleotide sequence CTCGACACAGGTGCGTTGAAAACGCGCCAAAAGCGCAACTGGCGACCACGCATGCCGCAATGTCGCTGTGGATGAGAGGAGCGAGGGGCAGGCGTGTCAGACCCGGGCGGGGGAGAAAGAATAAACTTGCGAGCAGTGCGGTCGATGGCACTTTAGCGTGTCATTCCATCTCGAAAATAGCAatggggaaaaaaaagaagcgaaagggaagCGCACAAACGAAGGTTGTGACCCGCTGACTCTCCAAGAGACGAGGTGAGAGtacgacggcaacggcgatTGATAGCCATGCTGGCAGCATCGAAAACGGCTATCCCAGAGGAAGCCATCTGCAGACCCTGTTCACTGTCGCTAGTAAACATCGCAACACACGTACAAACCAAGGGAACACGAGAACTTCACGCTCGTATAACAGCGCTGTTCCTCGAGAAAATAACAACAGAAAAACGGTAACAAAGTGTAATGGGCAcacagggggagagaaatggggaagaaaagcgaggacAAGTGAGAAGCCCATGTGAAGACAAGTATGGCTGCACTAGAGTAAATCCCGTCACCTCTTTATCCTTCGCTGTCCTCTTtgcaccctctctctctcacacatcTTCGTAGTCGctgaagggagaaagaaggaggCACATACAAAGTGACCCACATTCGATGCCCCCTGTCATTCCTCCTCGGAGTTGGGTAGCATGTTGATGTCCTGCTGGCCATCCTCGAGGGCAACGGAGAGCTGTGGaccctcgtcctcgtccacaGCTCGGGCATTGAAGTCAGTGTCCATATCAGCACAGTTCTCGATACTGTAGTAGAGTTTCCGCTTCATCACCTCTAGCGTGCTGTAGTCTGGCACCTCAATAGCGAAGAAGCACGTCGCCGCACGTGGAAGAATCGTGTCGGCATCGGCCTGCGTGGTAAGGGGCAGAATACGTAGCTTCACTGGCATCCGATCGCGTCCCGACACAAAACGGAGAAAAAGTCGCCGCTGTAGCGGCGTGGCCTCTTCGAGCGCCTTCCATAACAACTGCACACGTCGATCCTCACTTGTCAAGCCTTCGTAAGACGCCCCCTTACGCAGCTCCTCTGGCGTATAGTCCGCctgcccacacacgcgcagctccAACTCCTCCGGAGTCAAGAGCAGCACGGCCACCTCCGGCACCACCGACAACAGTCCTTCTCGCAtcctgtgcagctgcaggtcaAACTCGTGGAGCCGCGCCTGCAGCAACGCCTCGGCATACTCGTTGCTGCGTGCCAGCGTCACTCGCGTCTGCGCCCCTCCCTCAATCAGCTCCTTTGTCGAGTGGTCGCTCAGCTGCGTTACGAAGAACTCATCACCGAAGACGTCTTCGAAGAGCTCCGTTTCGGTGCCCCCTGCCTCATCCCCGTCTGTCAGTGCCACAGGCGTGGATGCAGCACTGAGGGTGCGGAACTCGCGAATGCACTGCACACAGATCGCATCGACTTGCTCCACCTCTGTCTCCGTGATGGGGTAGGCGCACAGGTAGCGCCACACTAGTGGCGGAAGAAACAAATCGAGCGGGTCCTCGCTCCGCAGCGCACCACCGACTAGCTTACCAATGAATACAAATGCCTCCAGGTCGTAGGAGGAACAGGCAGAAGCGGCCGGCACGTACGCCTCACGGTGGCTTCCAGTGTTATGCACGTGATTTGCGGTGGGCACAAAGAACGGCAGACGGCCGGACATGAGCTCGCGGCACATCTCGCTCAGGTGCTCGCGAAAAGGACCGCCCGCGTCCTCGGCACCCTCGCCAAGGAAAACAGTGCTCCAGAAACGCTGGTGGGTCTGAAAAACGCGTGACGAGTGGGAGCCTAGCAGGGCGAAGGTTTGACCAAACACCGAAGACTTGATCGACTGCCTCTCCGTGTGCGCCTTGGCACGGTTAATGCAGATGCGGTACTGCTCTGAGCGCACTGAGGATACGCTGAGCAAGCTCTCAACAAGCTTCCGCCGCACAGAGCGGAATagcagcgtgcgcagcgaTAAAAACAAAAGCGTCATGAGTGTCGGGTGAGCTGTGTTGAGAGCCAAAAATGGAAGAAGGGCGTTGACAACTTTGCTGACGGCTCGCAGCACCTTGAATATGCCCCACGAGCGCTCCGCTACCGTAGCAGCGCTGaccccgccgctgccatggTCAGGGTACGCGAAGGTGGCGAGATAGTgtgccagctcctcctcggcgttcTTCGTGAACGACTGCGTGACGTCGCTTGAGAAGTTGTCGATGGCGTGGACGACGAGACGATATGGAAGCAAGTTCTTCTCAAACGCATCCATGGACCACAACCGTGCTGTTTCTATCGGTGCAGTGGCGAGAATACgcggagcaggagaagctcTGCCGACACTCACCGCCGTAGTCACACTACCGCCCATTGTGGGGTGAACGCCGCGGAGCACTCGCCACGCTTCCTGCATCGCTgccatgcgctgctgcgtacTCGCTGCCGAGGCGTTGTTATAGAACGTGTCCATCCGCTCATTCCACGAATCCGGCACCCCAAGGGGATTGAAGCCCTCCGGCTTGTATTTGAACGGCAAGGAGCCGAAGTTGAAGCTCACAGCACCACCAGAGCGGAGTGACACCGCCGGGACGTAATAGAGCCCCTGTGGGACATCGTGAAAGGTGCACGTCTCCGTCAGCGGCGACTCGGACTCGAGGGCGGATGTGCCGGTGATGGGACGGCCGTTCAGGAAAAAACTCAGCTCGCCGTGGGTCATGTCCACTGCACAGCCCACCACATCGCCGGTagcccaccgccgcggcatgCTCACCAGTTCCGGTACACCGAGATGCCACATGACACGCCGAAACAGGTCAACCGACCAGGACGTAGAGGAGTCTCCAACCCCGTGGCCGTTGCCGTGAGGCGCCTCGCCCCTCTGCATCCACCCGATCTGCATCAGACCCTGGGTCTTCAAGGTCACCTCAAAGTACCACGCACCGGCCCCTACTGCGCAGTCCCCCGTCACAGTCTCGAAATCAAGTCCCGTGTTCTTCACGTCTTCCATGTCCACCTGCACGTTCGCAGAGGCCTGCACTGACACGTGCGCCGGGCCCACCCGCTCCGTGCAACCGGCAAATGggtccgcctcctcgtaaTAAAATGGCGGCAGGGGATAGCGGCCACCAGTGAGAAGGTGAGCAGCAATGTCCTGCAGTGAGCGCATCTGGTTGTATGGGAACATCGTGCCCAGGGAGAGGTTAGCTGGGTCCAACGGCAAACAGCCGGACGGTACCTCGTGCTCGAAGTAGGCCGCCCCGAAATTGAGTGACACCGAGTCCGCCTGCCTCATCGACACATACGGGTAGTAGGCAACTGgtgcggagctgcgcgcaaGCGCGCGGTGCCTGGGGTGTCGATGACTGCTGTGGGCGGTGCCACCACCCTCGGGACGCTCCTCCGCTACGCTGGAAGGATCCatctcctcgtcgctgctgtcgatcGCGAATGCCGTCGAAGGAAATGAGGAGGGGTtcgcaacagcggcgccttCGATGGAGGCAGCCTCTGGTCCAAAGGTAAAGCTCACCGCCTGGACCCCATTCACGAGGAtcgtgcaccgctgctctgGTATGTCAATGACGATACCCAGATAGTCCCTGCTGAACCACAGCGGTGCGCTTCGCGAGCTCGGCGGTAAAGAGaactgttgttgctgctccgCCGAGTGAAACGTACCAGTGCAGCCATTGAAAGTGACCGGCTCACGCTCCTGCATTGCAGCGCTTGTCGGCGGCAACGGTGTCTCCTGGCCACCAAAAGCAGTGAATGGGATAGGCAGCACACCAACTGAAAGGTCGCCCGTCCCGCCGATTCGCAGTTCGTAGTACCATCGACCTGCAGTGAGAGGCACTCCAGCCACCACCGAACCACCAGTGCCCTCACTCCGCAGAATGCACACCCCGTCGCTGTTCCAttcgagcgagagagactgCGGGTTGCAAACCTTCTGAATGCTCACCCGGTCGGCGGCAGTGTCTCGCTGACGgtacagctgcagctgctcttgtcGGTGACGCAGAAAATCCGTAGTGGCCCCGCTTTCCTCTACGCTGGCGTCCGTCAGCGGTGGTGCACTCTGGGCGGTGGTCCTATCAAGCGCACCAGAACCTTTGTTTGACTGGGCGCCCTCCTGCACTCGCGGCGTTCGCGCGGCCTCCCAGCACTGGTCTACATCCCGCTGCATAACGTAGGTCTCCATGCTCATCTGAATAAAGCGGCCGAGCACACGCTGCGTagggagacggcggcggtagtgGCGCAGTGCCATGCGGCGAACGTCGTGCAGGAGCAACGgcaacgacagcggtggtggggtTGTACGGAAGCGCTGACTGAACAAGAGCAGGTGGTTGAGGCAAGAGAAAGCAAGAAGTCGCGTTTTACTAGTATTACGCTGCGCCACGGTCTGCAGAGCCTTGAGACACTCCACCGACCAAACGCACGCCACTGCCGAGCTGGCCGGAGAGTCAAGTGTGAGAAAGGCGGAGAGTGCGCTTTGAAAGAGACGCATCGCCCGCAGCTGCGGTTGGTAATCGTGAACGACAGCGATACGATGGCCCCAGTTGAATGACTCCGCTGCCGATCGCACTGCCAGGAAGAACTGCGGCAAGCACACCTCAAACGAGGAgagcgctgtgctgcagaaCTCGGATAGCATCGATCCCAGCGTTCGGTCAGCAGAGACGGTTACAATTCTCCAGCTGGCCACGCTACGCTCATCCAAGAACACAGCGTAGGAGCGCTGGCCTGGCATCTGCACCCTGTACACATTCGAGGCAAACGGCCGCTGAGGGTGAGCCGATTCAAATATGCGAGTGTGCGGCGACCGCTGAGCAATGCGGAGCAACTCCGTCAGTAACGCATTCCCCATATCCCACATTGCCTTCACTTTCGCAGCATTCTCGGTACGGCCGCGGCTCACGCGACACAGAGACGCCCACATCTCATCTAGCAGTGTCGTCATATTCTTGCCCGATGTCGACACAGCCCAGTGTGCCAGCCGTGCTACGCAGACGTCATCTTTGAGGGCATGCATGATGTGCTGATCCGACTCAGACAAGCCCTCAGAGGACTTTACCACGCGACACAGTGCATGAGCCAATATGTGAGCACTGTAGAAAGCTGCCAGTTGGCGATGGCAGCTTGAGCAAAtgctgagcagctgctcacgAGACTGGGAACGCTTCCTGTACCACAGTACAGGCTGCTGTGATGGCAGCGGCTCACTAAGCACGCGAAGGTCAGTCTCCTCCGACTCGCTACCGAAGTCCAGTTCCTGCGCGAACGCCTCGTGGACCTGGCTGTGGCAAACGGCTGCCTCTTCGGACTTGTCAAAGTAGCCCACGTCCCCCTCCGTCCAGATGTCCAGCACAACAGCTGCGAGAGCTTTCGCCGCGTTCTCGACGCCGGTTCGTGTcgtcttcagcagcagcgctacgtGCGACTCCAAAAACAACGACAAGGACGAGTTCAGGCGCCGCAGCTGGTCCACCATAGCCGGCCGCAAGGCGAGTTCGTAGACCCGAAAGTTCTTGATGTCGCCGACgaaggcgctggagctgAGTTGCTGAGGAATGCCACCGagtcgcagctcctcctgcaaaAGAGAGCCGCCGCCAGTCTTCATCGACCGggtgtcgagcagcagcccaccacggaaaagagagagggtagTGCCAGATTGCACAAAGGTCACGTGAATCCACCTGCTGAGGTCGGCTTCAGACAAGGCGAAGGTGCAAATGGTTGCTGGGTCGGCGGGGTCGAGCTCCGATTCGCCGCCAGGTAGACAGGGAAGCCACCCAAACTCCAAATTACCCTTCGTAATGCGGGCCACCATTTccagcgctgtcgcagcagagccgccgcgcagcatctGTGCAAAGAGAATTTGATGTCGCTCGATGTTTGTCATGCGCAGTGCAAGATCCACCGTGAAACTCAGTCCCACTGGAGCAGCCGCCACCAGGCGCACGCACCCCCCATTGAAGTGAATCGTGTCGAACATCTCTCGCTCGGCTGGCACAAATAGAGCATCTGGCGTAGAGGACGCCGAAAGTCGAGACCCCATCTGAGTGAAGGCGGTGATGGAAAGCCGGGGCGGCCCTGCGTCTTCATCGCCAatgccttcctcctcgtcgatgCCATCCAACCCCTGCGGGGGGTACGGGGAGCGTGTGCCGAGCTCCgagtcgtcctcctcctccgccgcctcactACCCTCGTCATCCTCATCCTCGTAGGTTATATCAGGATCGTCGTGGGCTTGGCCTAGCAGAGGGCAGTGGAGAACAGGGTCGAGAGCTGCAAAGGTCCGCAGCCGCATCGACGAAGAAGGGAGCGTAGGGGAAGCGACGCTGTTGCCAACCCACATGTGGCTGCGCCTTGCGTTCCCTCGTGACCCCAGCCGCTCCTTTTCGCCGCTGCCAACCCAATTTCCACGGTCTGTCCGAATCGCGCTGAGCGTGTTTCGGGGAAGCCCGCGACGCTGTCGGCACTGGAGCAGACCCCACAAGCTCAACACGAGCTCTAGCCGAACCTGATCCACGTTAGACGTGACATCGTCGGCCATCTCAGTCAGCATCGAGAGAGAGTCAATCAGCTCTGGCGGCACCGACACGACGTGGCGTTCCACGCAGCGAAGCAGTACACAGGATAACTGAGCGACAAGACACACATCTTCACTCGACCGCGTCGCTGACGTCACCGCTAGAAACCACGCTTGCGCCAGCTGCGTCACCGCCTTGGCGAGCTCTAGGTGGGCCGTGTCTCCCTTGATTGGAAAGGTGTCATTGGGAGGCTCGTCCCCGCGCAGGGTGGCGTGCACAAAGCGCAGGGGGAGCCTCTTGATGACGCGCGTAGTCATAGTGGACTGCATGGTTGTTGCTGCCCCCGTCTTTGACGCGTCGCCTGCTTGCACCTCCAGAACTTCACACATCTCCTCCGACCACGAGGCTTGCAGGAGTAGCACGGGAGCGATGGTGTGCGCGTCGAGATGTGCCATAACAATATCACCCGGCACAGCCAGCCTGGGCATACCACCAAGAATGGCGAGGCTGAGCACAATATCACGCATGCTGGttttgccgcctccacctttTCCCTGATCGCCTTTAGGAATCTGCAGGCCAGCGCTCAGCGTGTACTGAAGCCACGACTGTAACGCCGTTTGCCAGGCGTGATGGCTACGCTCGTCGTGGTCGTTGTTGAGgtgttgcagcagcgacaatgCGAGCCAGTGTGCCGTGTCGCAGGAAGTTATCATGCTCACGGGTGCGTTGCCTTCCAGCATATGTCGAGTCTCGGAGGCAGACATGCAGGTGTCGCCAGTGGTAATGATGCAACTTGCCAGATGAAGGAGCACGTGAAGAAAGTTCGGCAGCGAGGGAGGAGTTGGCGAGGCAGTTGCAGCACTGGACGGCCCGGCGCGCGCCGCACACGAGGTCGGTGTTTTGGCACTCGCCGCATCCTCCTTTCTTGGATCAACTGCcggagcggcagcgagagcaACTGTCGGCGGTGTTAGATACATAGTGTAGTACCACGCCATCAGaagcgccgtcaccgcctcgctctcctccgcgCTGAAGAGAACGACACGTGAAGTGGTCAAGAGCCACTGCGTCACCATCTTcgcaagcagcgctgcaatGCGGCTGGTGTAACGGGCAATGACATCTTCTGGCACGCCCCGGAGAAGTTTGCACAGCAGTGTCAGATGACCGAGTAAAGTCGTCACATACCGGGCTGGAAGCGGCAGTTGTGAAAGGGGCACCTCTGCCGAGGGAGCCAAGGCGCCCACAAGGGCATCGAGGCAGCTCCCTACCGTTTCCGCAAGCTCTGACATCGAAGTGGGTGCAATGAAGACGACCTGGGATGCAGCTTCACACATCACCGTCGCTGCGCGCATAGATAAGAGGCGAAACGCATCCCATCCGTCCCACGAAACTTCCAACTCCAAACGCGGACCCAAGTGGCGCGCACCAGAAGCGAGTTCCGCTGGTGACACCACGCGCAACACACCTGGGGCAGCTTTTTCAGGCCCGCTCTGGTAAACAAATGGACGCGCCCCAAAGTTCACGAGCACACAGCCTTTTCCCTTCATGCCTATGAGTGGGCTGAGCTGCTCCGATGTCACCATGGCCTTGACGGAGTAGACAGACTTGCCGTTTCGGGTCCAGAAAATGTCACCCGTCTCGCGGTCCCAACCGCAGCCAACAACGTCACCCATGCCGAAGGTGGAGCCGATCGCACGCACATTGCGGTTGGTGTACACGGCTCCTTCAAGTCCATCGTACGCGAACGAGTCTGCGTCCCAGCCTGGCATCTGCGAGAGAGTGTAGTCCGCTGGCCCTAAACCAACACTCACGTACCCGCCCTGGTAGAGATCCACCACATGAACCTCGTAGTAGTACGACGCGGCTTCCTTGCGTACCGACTTTATCCAGCTGCATGGagcgacgcagctgccgcggccgccggAGGAATGCAGCGTCAGACCAGCAGCCCCGACAGTGATGGTGGAGGCGCACCCAGCCGAAGAGAGCTTCATGGACCGCAGTGCCCACGGCAAAGAGCCGTTCACTCGCTCATACAGCAGCTCTGGGGACCCGTCTAAGGTCCAGAGACGGCGCATTAcctcggcggaggcgctggtggcTCGCAGCTTGCGAAGATCCGTGCGGCGAAAGGGGCAAGAAAAAAGGGCTGCCAATAGAAGTACCCACGGCTGCCTCTGCTTCACCACTTCCTGGTACGCCTTCATAGCCGCCTCAAGCAGTAAGAAAAAGGCGCCTTGCAGTCGAGTGTGCTGCTCCATCGAGCATCCGTCGACGCCGTCAGCGTAGTGCCAGCCGCACAGGGTCCGTGCGATCACAGGGTGCAACACACGCGCCAGTAGTGCACTGTGCCGCGCTTCCTCAGTGAGCTGCCACAGAAGCTGAAGGCCAACAAGACGATACTGCGCCTTTTTCGATCGCCACGCCACGGCGTCCTTCATCTCTGACGTGCTCACCTCACTTTGGAAACAAGCAATGATCTCAGCGCCGACATTCAGGTCCGCCACTTCCTCGCGTGACGACATGAGCGCCTTTAGTTGCCGCATCGCCTTCCAGTTCTTGaagagccgccgccaccgctgccgctgggtCGCTTGTGCAGCATGCGGGCTaggggtgctgcaggcgcgaGTCCtcgatgaggaagaggaaagagtcCCTCCCACCTGTCCTGCGTCGACCTCGTCGTCTCCCACCTCGATGATCGGCTCGAACAACGCCAGAAACACAGCACGCTCCCGCATCTTTGCCACGTACTCCTTCGACTCCTGCCGCTTTGACAGGCACCACGGCCGCAATTTGAGTACCAGCTGGAAAGCAGGGAGAAGGCTCTCGGGTGTGGCCTCACGTAGCGCCtgcgtcggcagcagcagtgcacaaAAGGCAGCCATTAACTGTCGCTCAGCTTCGCGCAGCTGTTCATCACGTACTATACGCAAGGCTGAGACGTCCCTcatctgcagctcctcaAACACTCGACTGAGTATGCCAACGCCACCTTGAAGATTCTTGATGAGGACGTCACGCTCTGTGTTCAGCCGGCGCTGACCGTTACACAGCACACTCATGTACGACGGTCTAGGCGACGCCGAAGCTGCTTGCAACCCACCCCAGGCTGTagaagccgccgccaccgacgctgACACTACGTCAtgcgaggaggggagggggttgagCAACGTGCATCCTAGCTGGGCTAGCGAGTAGGTGAGAGCAACGCACAGACGCGAGGCCCAGCGTTTCGCCTCTTCACCGGCAAAGCGGTCAATGAGCATGAGGAGGGATTCTCGGCACCTTTGAAGCGACGCCGAAcaagcagcgagggcggATGTCGGGAGCAGTGGCAGGGACACAGCGAACGAGGCAAGCAGCGCTCCTATTGGGCTGAGCTGCAGGCACTTGAGAAACGTAGCCTCCGCGTCGGGAAGCTGGCGCAACGCCGTCGACACTGCGTCAATCATTTTTTCGCAGCAACGCAGGAGCGCGGTGCTGTATGCGCACTGCAACGTCTCCAGCCGCTCCGCATTCCCGTCCATGCCACAGcccgacagcagcacctccgccaaaACTTCCAAGCAGTGGCTTGTCCGCAGCAGGCCGTCGACGCTCTTCACGCGCAGCGAGCGGTTCACTTGGTACATGGCCTCCTGATACAGGGCAGAAAATAGAGAGGACAACTGGCTGGCGGGCTGTGAGGAGAGCAGGTCGCAGCACGTATGCAGAGAGCTGTAGAGCGTCAGCAAGCAGCAGTAAACCGTCTCTGCCGCAGACCCTCGGGGCTTGCCTGATTGTTCCTCTAGGAACAGCAGCCGGCTGCCCCCTTTCAGGAAACACTGGCAACAGGATCGAAGGAGTGCCAAGGAAGACGGAGCGTACAAACAACTGCAGCGAAGTGCAAACAGTATGACGGattcgcgcagctgcgatg is from Leishmania panamensis strain MHOM/PA/94/PSC-1 chromosome 35 sequence and encodes:
- a CDS encoding ubiquitin-protein ligase, putative (TriTrypDB/GeneDB-style sysID: LpmP.35.6480), which translates into the protein MISGSHADDWGLLSVADIIDSVVATDDHEADVLTDVSSMTSDEASVPSFLLEAPLVPSLQRSLLSGVKRRLYAHSTRIERVFELRFRKVKLSLVSSTKIRDRLSEAIESMGAYLPAQDEHTSLLSTIALLGAVTDCDEKGVYSSVLLDSVAHVNWDLASSQSCMELFRIVEAHAREDELNDQLRMAVARTKLGLALRSGRLSLLLKCLVAPSALRTLDPAVFPAKTSSQCVSVSTATMSDFLVKTLVLPAQFQPKDSLQCSAHGRTFLLLGDTHVARYEALGTMGTRLMQRSVQQLPGLRGDVVLYPSEGVALCIRALGRDEHFWHFSVHREGPDEECHGRLALRTTGLSLAEVRFRFCVAERNALCCLVSSHPLQRTRGCLYVGEISLDALLGTAGTMEFAPLLRSPSFNAALHRRAAFHFTKSVFVSAGRVTLKDKFHPFCIEMWVFPRSVAKDQIFFSIGDKSVDEVLLGLEPVGDGVRWRGGARTPRLGSSFAMYNSAGKLSVLERWWHVALNFNGAAWELWLDHELVSRQPALVSPNAIAHAKCVVGKSFIGFAAEVRVWQHTRTAAELARDARRPLFGNEDGLCAYFPLNEGYGNVIMDYTAHHEHALLPYGEPYWCAVDSFPVLEDSLDSRQVLDFVPQAWIEEADEVFFAASQESYTIAGVRSDHTLCVFDYARDRRCLVAQRSVELPLSWCVKGVSADLARKSLCCCAVATPLSGATAAATTTSAVPQVLLWEMWAYAGHSEAAPYAPYTTAWQCGKAVLERSTAHAQRILRAVQYLTDQSAWAAVVPPFVLDPDDAVLTLLLRVAQQASSVPTSQRDFDLVHQTCTLLQVNLLARLYSSPVDFALRVGGCYDSVDQLLRAVTDGEETDGSVMSLETSQLRESVILFALRCSCLYAPSSLALLRSCCQCFLKGGSRLLFLEEQSGKPRGSAAETVYCCLLTLYSSLHTCCDLLSSQPASQLSSLFSALYQEAMYQVNRSLRVKSVDGLLRTSHCLEVLAEVLLSGCGMDGNAERLETLQCAYSTALLRCCEKMIDAVSTALRQLPDAEATFLKCLQLSPIGALLASFAVSLPLLPTSALAACSASLQRCRESLLMLIDRFAGEEAKRWASRLCVALTYSLAQLGCTLLNPLPSSHDVVSASVAAASTAWGGLQAASASPRPSYMSVLCNGQRRLNTERDVLIKNLQGGVGILSRVFEELQMRDVSALRIVRDEQLREAERQLMAAFCALLLPTQALREATPESLLPAFQLVLKLRPWCLSKRQESKEYVAKMRERAVFLALFEPIIEVGDDEVDAGQVGGTLSSSSSRTRACSTPSPHAAQATQRQRWRRLFKNWKAMRQLKALMSSREEVADLNVGAEIIACFQSEVSTSEMKDAVAWRSKKAQYRLVGLQLLWQLTEEARHSALLARVLHPVIARTLCGWHYADGVDGCSMEQHTRLQGAFFLLLEAAMKAYQEVVKQRQPWVLLLAALFSCPFRRTDLRKLRATSASAEVMRRLWTLDGSPELLYERVNGSLPWALRSMKLSSAGCASTITVGAAGLTLHSSGGRGSCVAPCSWIKSVRKEAASYYYEVHVVDLYQGGYVSVGLGPADYTLSQMPGWDADSFAYDGLEGAVYTNRNVRAIGSTFGMGDVVGCGWDRETGDIFWTRNGKSVYSVKAMVTSEQLSPLIGMKGKGCVLVNFGARPFVYQSGPEKAAPGVLRVVSPAELASGARHLGPRLELEVSWDGWDAFRLLSMRAATVMCEAASQVVFIAPTSMSELAETVGSCLDALVGALAPSAEVPLSQLPLPARYVTTLLGHLTLLCKLLRGVPEDVIARYTSRIAALLAKMVTQWLLTTSRVVLFSAEESEAVTALLMAWYYTMYLTPPTVALAAAPAVDPRKEDAASAKTPTSCAARAGPSSAATASPTPPSLPNFLHVLLHLASCIITTGDTCMSASETRHMLEGNAPVSMITSCDTAHWLALSLLQHLNNDHDERSHHAWQTALQSWLQYTLSAGLQIPKGDQGKGGGGKTSMRDIVLSLAILGGMPRLAVPGDIVMAHLDAHTIAPVLLLQASWSEEMCEVLEVQAGDASKTGAATTMQSTMTTRVIKRLPLRFVHATLRGDEPPNDTFPIKGDTAHLELAKAVTQLAQAWFLAVTSATRSSEDVCLVAQLSCVLLRCVERHVVSVPPELIDSLSMLTEMADDVTSNVDQVRLELVLSLWGLLQCRQRRGLPRNTLSAIRTDRGNWVGSGEKERLGSRGNARRSHMWVGNSVASPTLPSSSMRLRTFAALDPVLHCPLLGQAHDDPDITYEDEDDEGSEAAEEEDDSELGTRSPYPPQGLDGIDEEEGIGDEDAGPPRLSITAFTQMGSRLSASSTPDALFVPAEREMFDTIHFNGGCVRLVAAAPVGLSFTVDLALRMTNIERHQILFAQMLRGGSAATALEMVARITKGNLEFGWLPCLPGGESELDPADPATICTFALSEADLSRWIHVTFVQSGTTLSLFRGGLLLDTRSMKTGGGSLLQEELRLGGIPQQLSSSAFVGDIKNFRVYELALRPAMVDQLRRLNSSLSLFLESHVALLLKTTRTGVENAAKALAAVVLDIWTEGDVGYFDKSEEAAVCHSQVHEAFAQELDFGSESEETDLRVLSEPLPSQQPVLWYRKRSQSREQLLSICSSCHRQLAAFYSAHILAHALCRVVKSSEGLSESDQHIMHALKDDVCVARLAHWAVSTSGKNMTTLLDEMWASLCRVSRGRTENAAKVKAMWDMGNALLTELLRIAQRSPHTRIFESAHPQRPFASNVYRVQMPGQRSYAVFLDERSVASWRIVTVSADRTLGSMLSEFCSTALSSFEVCLPQFFLAVRSAAESFNWGHRIAVVHDYQPQLRAMRLFQSALSAFLTLDSPASSAVACVWSVECLKALQTVAQRNTSKTRLLAFSCLNHLLLFSQRFRTTPPPLSLPLLLHDVRRMALRHYRRRLPTQRVLGRFIQMSMETYVMQRDVDQCWEAARTPRVQEGAQSNKGSGALDRTTAQSAPPLTDASVEESGATTDFLRHRQEQLQLYRQRDTAADRVSIQKVCNPQSLSLEWNSDGVCILRSEGTGGSVVAGVPLTAGRWYYELRIGGTGDLSVGVLPIPFTAFGGQETPLPPTSAAMQEREPVTFNGCTGTFHSAEQQQQFSLPPSSRSAPLWFSRDYLGIVIDIPEQRCTILVNGVQAVSFTFGPEAASIEGAAVANPSSFPSTAFAIDSSDEEMDPSSVAEERPEGGGTAHSSHRHPRHRALARSSAPVAYYPYVSMRQADSVSLNFGAAYFEHEVPSGCLPLDPANLSLGTMFPYNQMRSLQDIAAHLLTGGRYPLPPFYYEEADPFAGCTERVGPAHVSVQASANVQVDMEDVKNTGLDFETVTGDCAVGAGAWYFEVTLKTQGLMQIGWMQRGEAPHGNGHGVGDSSTSWSVDLFRRVMWHLGVPELVSMPRRWATGDVVGCAVDMTHGELSFFLNGRPITGTSALESESPLTETCTFHDVPQGLYYVPAVSLRSGGAVSFNFGSLPFKYKPEGFNPLGVPDSWNERMDTFYNNASAASTQQRMAAMQEAWRVLRGVHPTMGGSVTTAVSVGRASPAPRILATAPIETARLWSMDAFEKNLLPYRLVVHAIDNFSSDVTQSFTKNAEEELAHYLATFAYPDHGSGGVSAATVAERSWGIFKVLRAVSKVVNALLPFLALNTAHPTLMTLLFLSLRTLLFRSVRRKLVESLLSVSSVRSEQYRICINRAKAHTERQSIKSSVFGQTFALLGSHSSRVFQTHQRFWSTVFLGEGAEDAGGPFREHLSEMCRELMSGRLPFFVPTANHVHNTGSHREAYVPAASACSSYDLEAFVFIGKLVGGALRSEDPLDLFLPPLVWRYLCAYPITETEVEQVDAICVQCIREFRTLSAASTPVALTDGDEAGGTETELFEDVFGDEFFVTQLSDHSTKELIEGGAQTRVTLARSNEYAEALLQARLHEFDLQLHRMREGLLSVVPEVAVLLLTPEELELRVCGQADYTPEELRKGASYEGLTSEDRRVQLLWKALEEATPLQRRLFLRFVSGRDRMPVKLRILPLTTQADADTILPRAATCFFAIEVPDYSTLEVMKRKLYYSIENCADMDTDFNARAVDEDEGPQLSVALEDGQQDINMLPNSEEE